The Fructilactobacillus ixorae genome has a window encoding:
- a CDS encoding cation:proton antiporter family protein gives MNQLSLVIILLAALLIPLLMSRFKISALPTSVVEILVGIVLGPSLLNWINPHQTILTSLSSIGVIVLLFLSGIEIDFDLFQPKTKNPSQLEQKARQQVSKYTPVRLALYGYLTIIVLSFVLGYLTKVTGLFSDVWLASILFMTISLGIVLAALKERDALSTPFGQTILLISALGEIVPVFGLTIYASIFGTESKSLWLILILFAVAALLLLRFHNFFDYFDKINKSTTQIDVRLAFFIIALLSVVAVTVGSEAVLGAFVGGMVYKLLKPSEATREKLDSIGYGFFIPIFFIMSGVGLDLKKILADPKALLLIPLILLGYLIAKFGLYPVFRLRFNRQNALAGTALPMTTLTMVLAILSVANNLKVLTSQQSGAFLLAAIITCLIGPLAFNHCFNPQADIYHKLRVNIFGVNLVTIPVAQELGKSWYDVNVYTDSQKNFQTFNSEANVHLLDSLAVQKLIENGYFDCNIIVFAYLNSDTNYRLAKAAKEYGVKRVIARFEDKNVHNQQEKELTALGVEVYSTFAVNVAMLRELIEVPSTFNMIKSNSVKLHEVTLQNSKFAGTRIKDLPFGTGITINRIFRGKKIIQPTGDTVLRLHDKIIFSTDTYQSPQIREEIAKSN, from the coding sequence ATGAATCAACTTTCCCTTGTTATCATTTTACTGGCCGCCCTCTTGATTCCACTCCTCATGAGTCGCTTCAAGATCTCGGCCCTGCCGACTTCAGTGGTTGAAATCCTGGTTGGAATTGTTTTAGGTCCCAGCTTGTTAAACTGGATTAATCCCCACCAAACCATTTTAACCTCCCTCTCGAGCATTGGGGTGATTGTCCTCTTGTTTTTAAGTGGGATTGAAATCGACTTTGACCTCTTTCAGCCCAAAACCAAAAATCCCAGCCAATTAGAACAAAAGGCCCGCCAACAGGTCTCCAAATACACGCCGGTACGGCTAGCCTTGTATGGGTACCTCACGATTATTGTGCTATCGTTCGTCCTCGGCTACCTGACGAAGGTTACCGGCCTGTTCAGTGACGTGTGGCTGGCTTCGATCCTCTTCATGACGATTTCATTAGGAATTGTCCTCGCCGCTCTGAAGGAACGTGATGCCCTCAGTACTCCCTTTGGCCAGACCATCCTCTTGATCTCGGCCTTAGGAGAAATCGTCCCGGTGTTTGGCCTCACGATTTACGCCTCCATCTTTGGGACCGAATCGAAATCCCTGTGGTTGATTCTGATTCTCTTTGCCGTAGCGGCTTTACTACTCCTGCGTTTCCACAACTTTTTTGACTACTTCGATAAAATCAACAAATCAACCACCCAAATTGACGTGCGGTTAGCCTTTTTCATCATTGCCCTCCTCTCGGTTGTAGCGGTTACGGTTGGTTCAGAAGCCGTCTTAGGGGCGTTTGTCGGCGGAATGGTGTATAAACTGCTGAAACCATCCGAAGCGACCCGCGAAAAATTGGATTCGATTGGTTACGGCTTTTTCATCCCAATCTTCTTTATCATGAGTGGAGTGGGACTCGATTTAAAAAAAATTCTAGCGGATCCGAAGGCGCTGCTCCTCATTCCGCTCATTTTATTAGGGTATTTAATTGCGAAATTCGGGCTCTACCCCGTCTTTCGGCTTCGCTTTAACCGCCAAAATGCGCTGGCAGGAACGGCCTTACCAATGACCACCCTAACCATGGTGTTAGCCATTTTAAGCGTGGCCAACAACCTCAAGGTCCTCACCAGTCAACAATCAGGGGCCTTCTTACTGGCAGCCATCATCACCTGTTTGATCGGACCCTTGGCGTTCAACCACTGCTTCAATCCGCAGGCTGACATTTACCACAAGCTGCGCGTGAACATCTTCGGGGTTAACCTTGTCACCATCCCCGTCGCCCAAGAACTGGGCAAGAGTTGGTACGACGTCAACGTGTACACTGACAGTCAGAAAAACTTCCAGACCTTTAACAGTGAAGCTAACGTGCACCTGCTCGATAGTTTAGCCGTGCAGAAGCTCATTGAAAACGGATACTTTGACTGTAACATCATCGTGTTTGCCTACCTTAATTCCGATACCAACTACCGTCTGGCTAAGGCAGCCAAAGAATACGGCGTGAAGCGGGTGATTGCCAGATTTGAAGACAAAAACGTTCACAACCAACAGGAAAAGGAACTGACCGCCCTCGGCGTCGAAGTTTACAGTACCTTCGCCGTCAACGTTGCCATGTTACGGGAGTTAATCGAAGTCCCATCTACCTTTAACATGATTAAATCCAACAGCGTCAAGCTCCACGAAGTTACCCTTCAAAACAGTAAATTTGCTGGGACGCGGATTAAAGACCTACCGTTTGGAACTGGCATCACCATCAACCGGATTTTCCGGGGGAAAAAGATTATCCAACCAACTGGTGATACGGTGCTCCGCTTACACGACAAAATCATCTTCTCCACTGATACTTATCAGAGCCCGCAAATTCGCGAAGAAATTGCGAAATCAAATTAA